The Coffea arabica cultivar ET-39 chromosome 8e, Coffea Arabica ET-39 HiFi, whole genome shotgun sequence genome window below encodes:
- the LOC113704974 gene encoding chaperone protein dnaJ 13-like translates to MKEEVKGGGGAPNRELYALLNVSPEASDEEIRKAYRQWAQVYHPDKYQAAQMKDIATENFQRICEAYEILSDEHKRLIYDIYGMEGLTSGLELGPNLNKAQEIKEELERLRRQKEQEKVSSHVRPSGSVMANLSLPQFLEGDGIMRGMAMASEVQSQLSERSGIALAGNLAVDGSSGGGVASIVFRHHISPASSVEFMGSAGLRALIGVQTSRQLSQHSSATMGLAMSLKDGSINLSNNWTRQLSETTNGNIQLALGTDTSIGVGWQKKDQKMSAAGDIKIGPGAVGLTAHYTHRFSSNSHGRVGGRFGSGALELEVGGGRKISNFSTVRMLYTIGIQGIFWKFELHRGGQKLIVPVLLSRQLNPIFASGAFIIPTSLYFLVKTYIVKPYNLKREKKKSLENAEKTLSQVRESRATAEKAQKLLQNVANRKRSRQLETGGLVVTKATYGSRKALRNRSESEEAKDEATSQIIDVTLPLNFLVNESGQLKLHGGVKKSGIMGFCDPCPGEPKQLYIEYTYGGNKYEVTVDDYEELVIPKEAHRI, encoded by the exons ATGAAGGAGGAAGtaaaaggaggaggaggagcccCAAACAGAGAACTTTATGCACTGCTGAATGTATCACCAGAAGCCTCAGATGAGGAAATTAGAAAAGCTTATCGTCAATGGGCTCAAGTCTATCACCCTGATAAATATCAGGCTGCTCAA ATGAAAGATATTGCAACAGAGAACTTCCAGCGTATATGTGAAGCCTATGAAATTTTATCAGACGAGCACAAGAGGCTGATATATGATATATATGGCATGGAAGGACTAACTTCTGGTTTGGAACTTGGTCCAAACCTAAATAAGGCGcaagaaattaaagaagaaCTTGAGAGACTGCGGCGtcagaaagaacaagaaaaggtctcatCACATGTTCGACCTTCTGGTTCAGTTATGGCAAATCTGTCTTTGCCACAATTTTTGGAGGGTGATGGCATTATGAGAGG GATGGCTATGGCAAGTGAAGTTCAGTCTCAATTATCTGAACGGAGTGGTATTGCTCTCGCTGGGAACCTGGCAGTTGATGGGAGTTCTGGTGGTGGCGTTGCCTCTATTGTCTTTAGACATCATATATCTCCCGCATCTTCCGTTGAGTTTATGGGTTCTGCTGGGTTACGGGCATTAATAGGGGTACAAACTTCTCG TCAACTATCCCAACACTCTTCTGCTACAATGGGCCTTGCCATGTCTTTAAAAGATGGTTCAATTAATCTTTCCAACAATTGGACACGGCAACTCTCAGAGACAACTAATGGAAAT ATACAACTTGCATTAGGGACAGACACATCTATTGGCGTTGGCTGGCAAAAGAAGGATCAAAAAATGTCTGCTGCTGGGGATATCAAG ATTGGTCCAGGTGCAGTTGGCTTAACAGCTCATTATACACATCGCTTCTCCTCAAACTCCCATGGGCGCGTTGGAGGAAGATTTGGAAG TGGAgcacttgaacttgaagtagGAGGTGGGAGAAAAATATCCAACTTCAGCACTGTTCGCATGCTGTATACGATTGGAATTCAG GGAATCTTTTGGAAATTTGAATTGCACCGGGGAGGTCAAAAGTTGATTGTTCCT GTGTTGCTGTCCAGACAGTTGAACCCTATCTTTGCTAGTGGAGCATTTATTATTCCGACGTCACTTTACTTTCTAGTCAAG ACCTACATTGTGAAACCTTATAATCTGAAACGTGAGAAAAAGAAGTCGTTGGAGAATGCTGAGAAAACTCTATCCCAG GTTCGTGAGTCAAGGGCCACTGCTGAAAAAGCTCAAAAGTTGTTGCAAAATGTGGCCAATAGGAAAAGGAGTAGACAACTCGAAACTGGCGGACTTGTGGTCACAAAAGCAACTTATGGAAGTCGTAAAGCTCTGAGAAATAGAAGTGAATCTGAAGAAGCAAAAGATGAAGCTACCTCCCAAATCATCGATGTTACTCTACCTCTAAATTTCCTGGTTAATGAGTCAGGGCAACTTAAG CTACATGGGGGTGTAAAAAAATCCGGAATTATGGGCTTTTGTGATCCTTGTCCAGGAGAACCTAAGCAGTTGTACATAGAGTACACCTATGGTGGCAATAAATACGAG GTTACTGTTGATGACTATGAGGAGCTGGTGATCCCCAAGGAAGCACACAGAATATAA